One window of Chryseobacterium indologenes genomic DNA carries:
- a CDS encoding RagB/SusD family nutrient uptake outer membrane protein, which translates to MKKIKYFITAVMVILITNSCASDLNTLPEGDISGEQLNNDSSSPEKILGGIYLDLRSNGAGGTTVHSDFGIMGIKAGADLMSNDVIQSTNQHLGMFYNYEATNASNIASEIVWTTFYARIFVINKLLDDLDKNANAKNRAIAGQLLALRAYSYFYLVRFYANDYNGHQSEPGLPLVLTAKNPGQGLPRSTVAEVYGQIKNDIEESITLLDTYARPSRAQIDRRTAKAIAAEVFLETGDYIKAAQYAEESKQGVGLMTEDDYTTTGFSNINNPEVIWGFHNTISTMSIGNYYASFFSMFDNTNEGYAGAAQIRKLIDKRLYEAIPETDYRKKVFNGSQASAYTFNGKTKNYPPYVSWKFKDPTLFEGDYIYIRASSLYYIQAEALARQGREAEARQVLFQITSKRDQAYTLSTKSGNELINEIVLQKRIELWGEGYAWFDMKRLNIPLERVYTGTNHTFGRFNLTPDKFRFQIPNKEINNNPQIKQNE; encoded by the coding sequence ATGAAAAAAATAAAATACTTTATAACAGCTGTAATGGTTATTCTGATCACTAACAGCTGTGCCAGTGATCTTAATACATTACCGGAAGGTGATATTTCCGGTGAACAGCTGAATAATGATTCTTCCAGTCCGGAAAAAATCCTTGGAGGAATCTATCTTGATCTTCGCAGCAATGGGGCCGGCGGTACTACCGTTCACTCAGATTTTGGAATCATGGGAATCAAAGCTGGTGCTGATCTGATGTCAAATGATGTCATCCAGTCTACGAACCAGCATTTGGGAATGTTTTACAATTATGAAGCTACCAATGCCAGCAACATTGCTTCTGAGATTGTATGGACCACTTTTTATGCAAGAATATTTGTGATCAATAAGCTTCTTGATGATCTGGATAAAAATGCAAATGCGAAAAACAGAGCGATTGCAGGACAGTTATTAGCTTTAAGAGCGTACTCTTATTTTTATTTAGTCCGTTTTTATGCCAATGATTATAACGGCCATCAGTCTGAACCGGGACTTCCATTGGTCCTTACCGCAAAAAATCCAGGCCAGGGACTTCCAAGATCAACTGTTGCTGAGGTGTATGGGCAGATCAAAAATGACATTGAGGAATCTATTACACTTTTAGATACTTATGCCCGTCCGTCCAGAGCCCAGATCGATAGAAGAACTGCCAAGGCAATTGCCGCCGAAGTATTTCTGGAGACGGGAGATTACATCAAAGCTGCCCAATATGCTGAAGAAAGTAAACAGGGTGTTGGTCTTATGACGGAAGATGATTATACCACCACCGGATTTTCCAATATCAATAATCCTGAGGTGATATGGGGTTTTCATAATACGATCTCTACTATGAGTATCGGAAATTATTATGCTTCATTTTTCTCGATGTTTGATAATACCAACGAAGGATATGCCGGAGCAGCACAGATCCGTAAGCTGATAGACAAACGTCTTTACGAAGCAATTCCGGAAACGGATTACCGTAAAAAAGTGTTCAATGGCAGTCAGGCTTCGGCTTATACTTTTAACGGAAAAACGAAAAATTATCCGCCTTATGTAAGCTGGAAGTTTAAAGATCCTACTCTTTTTGAAGGAGATTATATTTATATCAGAGCTTCCTCTCTGTATTATATCCAAGCTGAAGCCCTTGCCAGACAGGGAAGAGAAGCAGAGGCCAGACAGGTATTGTTCCAAATTACCTCAAAAAGGGATCAGGCTTATACACTCTCCACAAAGTCAGGCAATGAGCTGATCAATGAAATAGTCCTGCAAAAAAGGATAGAACTTTGGGGTGAAGGTTATGCATGGTTTGATATGAAAAGATTAAATATCCCTTTGGAAAGAGTGTACACAGGAACGAATCATACTTTTGGAAGATTCAACCTTACACCGGATAAATTCAGATTTCAGATTCCAAATAAAGAGATTAATAATAACCCACAAATCAAACAGAATGAATAG
- a CDS encoding serine hydrolase domain-containing protein codes for MTTTKLLFTALFSAVLSVTATAQKKNMYTQKIDSIITASSPIAFNGVVLVAQKGKIQYLKTNGYKDFEKKIPLKTDDQFEIMSNSKQVTAVLILQAAEQGKLNLHTPIKKYLPALTQTWADSVTIHHLLNHTHGITDINKPAAFKAGSQFKYGNLSYMLLGEILKNTTGKNFTELAISLFKKLKMDRTLVYNPKNSQALVPGYMNEDNRFEKVKESFLNNNMAPAAGIISTVQDLARWDEALFKGKLLSPEFQKQMLTPSTSSQHNVFGKESMGFGYNVRFIKEAGLDYFAVTGLGDGFTCLNVYFPSTDTALVILENQMPEKSEYWSFKEASIKNAVLKAMTSK; via the coding sequence ATGACCACAACAAAATTACTCTTCACAGCTCTATTTTCAGCTGTATTGTCTGTTACCGCAACAGCTCAGAAGAAAAACATGTATACACAAAAAATAGACAGCATTATAACAGCATCCAGTCCGATAGCGTTCAACGGTGTTGTGTTAGTTGCTCAGAAAGGAAAAATCCAATATCTGAAAACCAATGGCTACAAAGATTTTGAAAAGAAAATTCCTTTGAAAACAGACGACCAGTTTGAAATCATGTCCAATTCAAAGCAGGTTACCGCTGTTTTGATTTTACAGGCTGCGGAGCAGGGAAAACTGAATCTTCATACCCCTATCAAAAAGTACCTTCCTGCTCTTACCCAGACCTGGGCAGATAGCGTTACTATCCATCATCTTCTGAACCACACCCATGGTATTACAGATATCAATAAGCCAGCAGCTTTCAAAGCCGGTTCCCAGTTCAAATATGGTAATCTATCTTATATGCTCCTTGGAGAAATCCTTAAAAATACCACAGGGAAAAATTTCACAGAACTTGCCATTTCTCTTTTCAAAAAACTGAAAATGGATAGAACTTTGGTATATAATCCTAAGAACAGTCAGGCTCTTGTTCCTGGTTACATGAACGAGGACAATCGATTTGAAAAAGTAAAAGAATCATTCCTGAATAATAATATGGCTCCTGCTGCAGGTATTATTTCTACAGTACAGGATCTTGCCAGATGGGATGAAGCATTATTTAAAGGAAAACTTCTCTCTCCTGAGTTTCAAAAGCAGATGCTGACCCCTTCCACAAGTTCCCAGCACAATGTTTTTGGAAAAGAAAGTATGGGGTTTGGATATAATGTGAGATTTATCAAAGAAGCAGGCCTTGATTATTTTGCTGTAACAGGTCTTGGTGATGGATTCACCTGCCTTAATGTTTATTTTCCTTCTACAGATACTGCTTTGGTCATTTTAGAAAATCAGATGCCTGAAAAAAGTGAATACTGGAGTTTTAAAGAGGCTTCAATAAAGAATGCAGTGTTGAAAGCGATGACATCCAAATAA
- a CDS encoding acyltransferase family protein, translated as MTECSERLYGLDHLRAVAILLVLLYHYRAFKHPGWIDSIGRFGWTGVDLFFVLSGFLISGQLFKEIEKNGSISLRRFYVKRFFRIIPAYFFTLFLYFTFPFFREREALSPFGKFVTFTQNYGLDVISRGTFSHAWSLCIEEQFYLILPVFLLILMPTKLSRYMTVLMIAVIGFSMAARLMAWNEFIAAADPSSTDFWKLWYMKIYYPTHTRLDSLGTGVLIGYLMQYSSMFRRIVAGNGNKFFFFGIVLLGISFWIGNEQASKKASVFGFTLIAISYGIILMAAISQSSFLYRSKSYITAQLAALSYAVYLSHKGIIHMVQELLGYFKFETSDNITILICLLACILGGLFYRFVIEKPFSIIKSRVLKKLA; from the coding sequence ATGACGGAATGTTCTGAAAGGCTTTACGGATTAGATCATCTGAGGGCAGTTGCTATTTTACTTGTGTTACTATATCATTACAGGGCCTTTAAACATCCCGGCTGGATAGACAGTATCGGGAGATTTGGGTGGACAGGAGTAGATCTTTTCTTTGTACTAAGCGGTTTTCTGATCTCAGGGCAGCTGTTTAAAGAAATAGAAAAGAATGGAAGTATCAGTCTGAGAAGATTTTATGTAAAACGGTTTTTCAGGATTATTCCGGCTTACTTTTTTACCCTTTTTCTCTATTTTACATTTCCTTTTTTCAGGGAAAGGGAAGCGTTATCTCCTTTTGGGAAGTTTGTTACTTTCACTCAAAACTATGGGTTGGATGTCATCAGCCGGGGAACGTTTTCCCATGCATGGTCATTGTGTATCGAAGAACAATTTTATCTCATTTTACCTGTGTTCCTTTTGATCCTAATGCCGACAAAACTGTCCAGATATATGACTGTTCTGATGATTGCCGTCATTGGATTTTCTATGGCAGCAAGGCTTATGGCGTGGAATGAATTTATTGCAGCAGCAGATCCTTCTTCCACAGATTTCTGGAAATTATGGTATATGAAAATATATTATCCAACCCATACAAGATTGGATAGCCTGGGAACGGGTGTCTTGATCGGATATCTCATGCAGTATTCTTCAATGTTCAGAAGAATAGTTGCTGGTAATGGAAATAAGTTTTTCTTTTTTGGAATAGTACTGCTTGGAATTTCATTTTGGATAGGTAATGAACAGGCTTCAAAAAAAGCTTCTGTATTTGGTTTTACATTAATAGCGATAAGCTATGGAATTATTCTGATGGCTGCTATTTCCCAATCGTCTTTCCTGTATCGTTCTAAGTCGTATATTACTGCTCAGCTGGCTGCTCTGTCGTATGCTGTCTATCTTTCACACAAAGGAATTATCCATATGGTGCAGGAGCTCCTTGGTTATTTTAAATTTGAAACCTCAGATAATATCACCATTCTTATTTGTCTGCTGGCTTGTATCTTGGGTGGTTTGTTCTACCGATTTGTTATTGAGAAACCTTTTTCAATCATTAAATCCAGAGTTTTGAAAAAACTTGCTTAG
- a CDS encoding sensor histidine kinase, translating into MMKMPSGTQIRQTLYFQLFFWTALFLFGTARMYGEYESGAFKELVIYNFCHWIFQIAGANFIYFVLIRRFFDRKRYVEFSVYLVISLYLISVINRFFLVYIAEPLFTHEVKDSISDIFTDIPYLLIHYTFTIISGAFIFISIMFFIRYRDEKEYTIKLQKEKTELELQSLKSQLNPHFLFNTLNNIYSLSISHSDKTSQSISQLSDILDYILYKGQKKWVSVSDELAIIEHYIALESLRYHDERLKIQKYIRLNSPNTIPPLLYLTLVENAFKHGVGKSSETTEIKIHIETNSQHSVFTIENTFSGHQTTNEKGIGLQNIQRQLQYHYHEHFTFKISQENHIFKVEITTPSHDN; encoded by the coding sequence ATGATGAAAATGCCATCAGGAACTCAGATCAGACAAACTCTATACTTCCAGCTGTTCTTCTGGACTGCTTTATTTTTATTCGGAACAGCAAGAATGTATGGAGAATATGAAAGTGGAGCCTTTAAAGAATTGGTCATCTATAACTTTTGCCATTGGATTTTTCAGATTGCAGGAGCCAATTTTATCTATTTCGTGCTGATCCGCCGTTTTTTCGACCGAAAAAGGTATGTTGAGTTTTCGGTGTACCTTGTCATCAGTCTTTATCTTATTTCTGTCATCAACAGGTTTTTTCTTGTTTATATTGCAGAACCACTCTTTACCCATGAAGTCAAAGACAGCATATCCGATATTTTCACTGATATCCCCTATCTTTTGATTCATTATACATTCACAATTATCAGTGGGGCATTTATCTTTATTTCCATTATGTTTTTCATACGGTACAGGGATGAAAAAGAATATACGATCAAACTGCAGAAGGAAAAGACCGAGCTTGAACTGCAATCCCTCAAATCTCAGCTCAATCCACATTTTCTCTTTAATACCCTGAATAATATTTATTCTCTTTCGATCAGTCATTCTGATAAAACCTCCCAATCCATCAGCCAGCTTTCTGATATTCTGGATTATATTTTATACAAAGGGCAGAAAAAATGGGTTTCGGTCTCTGATGAACTGGCGATTATTGAGCATTATATTGCATTGGAAAGCCTGCGGTATCATGATGAAAGATTAAAAATTCAAAAATATATCAGATTAAACTCCCCAAATACCATTCCGCCCCTGCTCTACCTTACTTTGGTGGAAAATGCCTTTAAACACGGAGTAGGAAAAAGTTCAGAAACTACGGAAATAAAGATTCATATAGAAACGAATTCACAGCATTCTGTCTTTACAATTGAAAACACCTTCTCAGGCCACCAGACAACCAATGAAAAAGGGATCGGTCTGCAGAACATACAAAGACAGCTGCAGTATCACTATCATGAACATTTTACTTTCAAGATCTCACAGGAAAACCATATTTTTAAAGTTGAAATAACCACTCCTTCACATGACAATTAA
- a CDS encoding LytR/AlgR family response regulator transcription factor has protein sequence MTINCIIVDDEPLAMSLLENHISKIDDLKLVGKAQNAMQAYKILQNQTVDLMFLDIQMPQLSGIDFLKSLPQKPKTIFTTAYRDFAIEGFELEAVDYLLKPITFERFFKSVERIMRTTAGHTEDFILIKTEGMHRKLMLSEIVYFESQGNDIKIVLITNESFISKSKITDIEQTLSGKSFVRIHRSFIINSAFVTAFNNNEIVVNHHKIPVGRSYKQEFDALISSVSRNKLL, from the coding sequence ATGACAATTAACTGTATTATTGTAGATGATGAACCTCTGGCCATGTCATTACTGGAAAACCATATTTCTAAGATCGACGATTTAAAGCTGGTGGGAAAAGCTCAGAATGCAATGCAGGCTTATAAAATACTGCAAAATCAGACCGTAGACCTGATGTTTCTGGATATTCAGATGCCTCAGCTTAGCGGAATTGATTTCCTGAAATCACTACCCCAAAAGCCCAAAACTATTTTCACTACCGCTTACCGGGATTTTGCCATTGAAGGTTTTGAACTGGAAGCGGTAGATTATCTCCTGAAGCCGATTACTTTTGAACGTTTTTTTAAATCTGTGGAACGTATCATGAGAACTACCGCCGGCCATACAGAAGATTTTATCCTCATCAAAACTGAAGGAATGCACCGGAAACTTATGCTTTCAGAGATCGTTTATTTTGAAAGTCAGGGAAATGATATCAAAATAGTACTCATTACCAATGAAAGTTTTATTTCTAAAAGTAAGATTACAGATATTGAACAGACATTATCAGGTAAAAGTTTTGTGAGAATTCACAGATCTTTTATCATTAATTCTGCTTTTGTGACGGCATTTAATAATAATGAAATTGTTGTCAACCATCATAAAATTCCCGTGGGAAGAAGTTATAAACAGGAATTTGATGCATTAATCTCATCTGTTTCCAGAAATAAACTGTTATAA
- a CDS encoding ABC transporter ATP-binding protein, whose protein sequence is MPLQIINLTKKFGEQTALDNINISIDKNEIIGLLGPNGAGKSTLMKSIVGALKIDQGEIIFNGMNISNHEIESKKKIGFLPENNPLYLEMYVKEYLQFVANIHKIPESRVDEVIELVGITPEKSKKIGQLSKGYKQRVGLAQAIIHQPDLLILDEPTNGLDPNQIIEIRNVVKQIGQQKTVLLSTHIMQEVEALCSRVILIHKGNILQDCPIDEFKGKFESLEEAFASYTV, encoded by the coding sequence ATGCCGCTTCAGATAATCAATTTAACCAAAAAATTTGGTGAGCAGACTGCCCTTGACAATATCAACATTTCTATTGATAAAAACGAGATCATCGGTCTTCTTGGCCCAAACGGTGCCGGAAAATCTACCCTGATGAAATCTATTGTCGGAGCACTGAAAATTGACCAGGGTGAAATCATCTTCAATGGTATGAATATCTCAAACCATGAGATTGAAAGCAAAAAGAAAATAGGCTTTCTTCCTGAAAACAATCCGCTTTATCTGGAGATGTACGTAAAAGAATACCTTCAGTTTGTAGCCAATATCCACAAAATCCCTGAATCCAGAGTAGATGAGGTGATAGAACTGGTAGGAATTACGCCTGAAAAATCCAAAAAGATCGGACAGCTTTCAAAAGGCTACAAGCAACGTGTAGGATTGGCACAGGCTATTATTCATCAGCCGGATTTACTGATTCTGGATGAACCTACCAATGGTCTGGATCCCAATCAAATCATTGAAATCCGTAATGTGGTAAAACAAATCGGCCAGCAGAAAACCGTTTTACTTTCTACCCACATCATGCAGGAAGTAGAAGCACTTTGTTCAAGAGTTATTCTTATTCATAAAGGAAATATTCTTCAGGACTGCCCTATTGATGAGTTTAAAGGTAAATTTGAAAGCCTGGAAGAGGCGTTTGCAAGTTACACGGTATAA
- a CDS encoding SPFH domain-containing protein — MELAFHGWMIPAVIALLCVLFYKFILRIFFGLIIVPQDKIGLVTKKFVLVGKQELPEGRIIATNGEAGFQAQTLAPGVYFRKWIWQYSIDFQSFTVISTGKIGLLLAKDGAELETGRILGRKVECDSFQDAEAFLKNGGRKGRQTAIIAPGSYRINTLLFEIELTDMTQIPDNAVGIITTMEGDPLAEGQIAGKIINDHNKFQDVDTFLNNGGFKGLQEQVILAGSYFLNPWFTKVEMVKMTEIPIGHVGVIISYVGEEGQDLSGIDFKHGNIVEKSHKGVWAEPIGPGKYPINPYIMKVELVPTTNLVLNWAYERSESHQLDKNLSTITVRSKDGFPFNLDVSQIIHIPTYEAPKVIARFGNMINLVSQVLEPTIGNYFRNSAQDSDVIAFLGTRKERQQSAKDHISSVLEQYNVNAVDTLIGAIVPPESLMKTLTDRKLAEEQKITYETEMLAQETRQALEKETAVADMQKEIVKADQGVLIAERIADASVKKATGDANSVRLQANAEGDRLKLLATGEAEKTRLLAKAEAEKIELLAKANAEQISLTGNAEAEKILAIGKSNAESYKLSVEAMGGNNFTQLKIMENIASQNVRIMPEVLIGGNGDSANGGISGLLGLQLLEQVQKKNAETVTVIEEKPDNNS; from the coding sequence ATGGAATTAGCTTTTCATGGCTGGATGATTCCGGCTGTAATTGCACTGTTGTGCGTACTTTTTTATAAATTCATTTTAAGAATTTTCTTTGGATTAATCATTGTCCCTCAGGACAAAATAGGTTTGGTAACCAAAAAATTCGTGTTGGTGGGTAAGCAGGAACTTCCGGAAGGAAGGATTATTGCAACCAATGGAGAAGCGGGTTTTCAGGCTCAGACATTAGCTCCGGGTGTATATTTCAGAAAATGGATCTGGCAGTATTCTATCGATTTTCAATCTTTTACAGTGATTTCGACCGGAAAAATTGGATTATTGCTGGCAAAAGATGGTGCAGAATTAGAAACCGGAAGAATCTTAGGAAGAAAAGTGGAGTGTGATTCTTTTCAGGATGCTGAAGCTTTTTTGAAAAACGGAGGAAGGAAAGGCCGTCAGACCGCGATTATTGCGCCGGGATCCTATAGAATCAATACGTTGTTATTTGAAATAGAATTAACGGATATGACTCAGATTCCTGATAATGCAGTAGGTATTATCACAACTATGGAAGGAGACCCTTTAGCTGAAGGTCAGATTGCGGGTAAGATTATCAATGATCATAATAAGTTCCAGGATGTAGATACTTTTTTAAATAACGGAGGATTTAAAGGTCTTCAGGAACAGGTAATCCTGGCGGGTTCTTATTTTCTGAATCCATGGTTTACAAAAGTTGAAATGGTGAAAATGACGGAAATTCCTATTGGCCATGTGGGAGTCATTATTAGCTACGTGGGAGAAGAAGGACAGGATTTGAGCGGGATTGATTTCAAACATGGAAATATTGTTGAGAAAAGTCATAAAGGAGTTTGGGCAGAACCCATTGGGCCCGGAAAATACCCCATCAATCCTTATATTATGAAGGTTGAACTTGTTCCTACTACCAATTTGGTTCTGAACTGGGCGTATGAAAGAAGTGAATCCCACCAGCTGGATAAAAATCTTTCAACAATTACGGTACGAAGTAAAGACGGTTTCCCATTCAATCTTGATGTTTCTCAAATCATTCATATTCCTACCTATGAAGCTCCGAAAGTGATAGCCCGTTTTGGAAATATGATCAATCTTGTAAGCCAGGTTTTGGAACCAACCATTGGAAATTATTTCAGAAATTCAGCGCAGGATAGTGATGTGATTGCCTTCCTGGGGACCCGAAAAGAAAGACAGCAGTCTGCAAAAGACCATATCAGCAGTGTTTTGGAACAATATAATGTAAATGCTGTGGACACTCTGATTGGAGCGATTGTTCCTCCGGAAAGTCTGATGAAAACCTTAACGGATAGAAAATTGGCGGAAGAACAGAAAATTACGTATGAAACTGAAATGCTGGCTCAGGAAACACGTCAGGCTTTAGAAAAAGAAACGGCTGTTGCTGATATGCAGAAAGAAATTGTAAAAGCAGATCAGGGTGTTTTGATTGCGGAAAGAATAGCTGATGCATCAGTAAAAAAAGCAACCGGAGATGCCAATTCCGTAAGATTACAGGCAAATGCGGAAGGAGACAGACTGAAACTGTTAGCAACCGGTGAAGCAGAAAAAACAAGACTTCTTGCCAAAGCTGAAGCAGAAAAGATAGAATTGCTGGCAAAAGCAAATGCGGAACAAATTTCACTAACAGGTAATGCTGAAGCAGAAAAAATTCTGGCCATTGGTAAATCTAATGCAGAATCTTACAAGCTATCGGTAGAAGCAATGGGCGGAAATAATTTTACTCAATTGAAAATTATGGAAAATATAGCCAGCCAGAATGTAAGAATAATGCCTGAGGTATTAATTGGCGGTAACGGAGATTCAGCGAATGGCGGAATCAGCGGACTTCTGGGACTTCAGCTGTTGGAACAGGTGCAAAAGAAAAATGCTGAAACGGTTACTGTGATTGAAGAGAAACCTGATAATAATTCTTGA
- a CDS encoding patatin-like phospholipase family protein, with protein MNFERVGLVLSGGGTKGIAHAGVLKFLQEKGIEVDILSCCSAGSIVGCLHAIGKTPGEILDFFNSVYFFNWKHFTFNQPGLVSSVIFRNYLKPIFHDMKLGDLDIEVKIVATELVSGTQKIFDKDFEIVDAIIASCSIPGITTPYIIGEEMYCDGGVLNNFPADIIRDDCDKLIGVFVSPPNEAKIKDLNSIKAIVSRSYDLLSYRIEKVKFEYCDWFISSQKLSSYGTFERRKDRLEEIFNIGYKAAKESYEGSGFFEELKQSGT; from the coding sequence ATGAATTTTGAGAGAGTAGGACTTGTTTTATCAGGCGGCGGTACCAAAGGAATCGCTCATGCAGGAGTATTAAAATTCTTACAGGAAAAAGGGATTGAAGTAGATATCCTTTCCTGCTGCAGCGCAGGGTCTATTGTAGGATGTCTTCATGCCATCGGGAAAACGCCCGGAGAAATCCTGGATTTTTTCAATTCTGTGTATTTTTTCAACTGGAAACATTTTACATTCAATCAGCCGGGGCTTGTTTCTTCAGTGATTTTCAGGAACTATCTGAAGCCTATCTTCCATGACATGAAATTGGGTGATCTTGATATTGAAGTGAAAATTGTGGCCACAGAACTGGTTTCCGGGACTCAGAAGATTTTCGATAAAGACTTTGAGATTGTGGATGCCATCATTGCCTCATGTTCCATTCCAGGAATTACAACTCCTTATATCATTGGTGAAGAAATGTATTGTGATGGAGGTGTGCTGAACAACTTTCCGGCAGATATCATCAGAGACGATTGTGATAAGCTGATCGGAGTATTTGTATCTCCGCCCAATGAAGCTAAAATTAAAGATCTGAACTCCATTAAAGCAATTGTTTCCCGTTCTTACGATTTACTTTCCTATAGAATTGAAAAAGTAAAATTTGAGTACTGCGACTGGTTCATTTCCTCCCAGAAACTATCTTCTTACGGCACTTTTGAGCGAAGAAAAGACAGACTGGAAGAGATTTTTAATATCGGGTATAAAGCTGCTAAAGAAAGTTATGAAGGCAGTGGTTTTTTTGAAGAATTAAAACAGTCCGGAACATAA
- the lpdA gene encoding dihydrolipoyl dehydrogenase, which yields MNYDIIVIGSGPGGYVTAIRAAQLGFKTAIIEKENLGGICLNWGCIPTKALLKSAQVFHYINHAEDYGLNKVEASFEFPNVIQRSRGVASKMSKGIEFLMKKNKIDVILGTAKVQKGKKVSVTDKEGKVTEYTGTHIIIATGARSRELPNLPQDGKKVIGYRQALSLPEQPKSMIVVGSGAIGVEFADFYNTMGTKVTVVEFMPNIVPVEDEEISKHLEKSLKKTGIEIMTNASVESVDTSGEGVKATVKTANGNITLEADILLSAVGIAANIENIGLEEVGIQTDKGRVLVNEWYETSVPGYYAIGDIIPTQALAHVASAEGITCVEKIKGMHVEKIDYGNIPGCTYCHPEVASVGLTEKQAKEKGYEIKVGKFPLSASGKATANGNTDGFIKVIFDAKYGEWLGCHMIGEGVTDMVAEAVVARKLETTGHEIIKSIHPHPTVSEAIMEAAAAAYGEVIHI from the coding sequence ATGAATTACGATATTATTGTCATTGGAAGTGGTCCTGGTGGATATGTTACTGCGATCAGAGCAGCGCAATTAGGTTTCAAAACCGCAATTATCGAGAAAGAAAATTTAGGAGGAATCTGCCTTAACTGGGGATGTATTCCAACTAAAGCTTTATTGAAATCTGCTCAGGTTTTTCATTATATCAACCATGCTGAAGATTATGGTTTGAATAAAGTGGAGGCTAGTTTTGAATTCCCGAATGTAATTCAGAGAAGCCGTGGTGTTGCCAGCAAAATGAGCAAAGGAATCGAATTCTTGATGAAAAAGAATAAGATTGACGTAATTCTTGGTACTGCAAAAGTACAGAAAGGTAAAAAAGTTTCTGTAACAGATAAAGAAGGAAAAGTAACTGAATATACAGGTACTCATATCATTATCGCTACAGGAGCTCGTTCAAGAGAATTACCAAACTTACCGCAAGATGGTAAAAAAGTAATCGGATACAGACAGGCATTATCTCTTCCTGAGCAGCCGAAATCTATGATTGTTGTAGGTTCCGGAGCTATCGGGGTAGAATTTGCTGACTTCTATAACACAATGGGAACTAAAGTAACTGTTGTTGAATTTATGCCAAACATCGTTCCTGTAGAAGACGAAGAAATCTCTAAACACTTAGAGAAATCTCTGAAGAAAACAGGAATAGAGATTATGACAAACGCTTCTGTAGAAAGTGTTGATACAAGCGGTGAAGGAGTAAAAGCTACTGTGAAAACGGCTAACGGAAACATCACTCTGGAAGCTGATATCTTATTATCTGCTGTAGGTATTGCTGCTAATATCGAAAACATCGGTTTAGAAGAAGTAGGAATACAGACGGATAAAGGAAGAGTATTGGTAAACGAATGGTACGAAACTTCAGTACCTGGTTACTATGCAATCGGAGATATCATCCCAACTCAGGCTTTGGCTCACGTTGCTTCTGCAGAAGGAATCACTTGTGTTGAGAAAATCAAAGGAATGCACGTTGAAAAAATCGACTATGGCAATATCCCCGGATGTACTTACTGTCACCCTGAAGTAGCTTCTGTAGGTCTTACTGAAAAGCAGGCTAAAGAAAAAGGATACGAAATCAAAGTTGGTAAATTCCCTCTTTCTGCAAGTGGTAAAGCTACTGCAAACGGAAACACAGACGGATTTATCAAAGTGATCTTCGATGCTAAATATGGTGAGTGGTTAGGGTGCCACATGATTGGTGAAGGAGTAACGGATATGGTGGCTGAAGCTGTTGTAGCAAGAAAACTTGAAACTACAGGTCACGAGATCATCAAATCTATCCACCCGCACCCGACAGTTTCTGAAGCTATTATGGAAGCTGCTGCTGCTGCTTACGGTGAAGTTATTCACATTTAA